The sequence TTCTGcaggcttttaaaatacacacTTTGATGCTTATACCTGCAGATGAGTTGAAGTGAAAAAGCCCAGTCTTTCATTTTGATGTATTTGGGATTGATGCAGGATTTGGGTTCTCAAAATTTTGAATTACATTTTGTGAAGCGCATATGGATCTGGAAGTTACTGAGGGAAAACAAGGAAGGGGTGTGAAAGAGAAGGGTGTGGGACTGACCTGGGCAGGGTGTGGGCCATGTGCATGTCAATGGCACTTCATGGAAAAGCTGTCTGAGGTGGGGCCTCTGATCTATTGCGTGGAGTAAAGTCCTGTTAACCAGGTTAATTTAGAACTGCCTGGGATGAAGGAATATTTAGACTTGTCCTTATTATTAAGGAGCTTTTCCGTACTTATTTGTGGCAGCTGCTGTGCAGGTAACTCTTTTAATGCTACAAACATTATATATAAAAAGGAGATAAAGCTGCGCAAATACAGAGAAGAATGTAGTAAATTAATGGGTGTTATAATATTGGCAATACTGGCATTTGCTGTTTTAAGTACCtgatttatatacataaaaaaatatgTGCGTATAGggattaaagggggaaaaaacccgaCTCGGTCACAGCTACATCAGTAACAGAATCTGTTCGCTTGGCTCTGAAAGCAGGGCTCCCCTTATGCATCTGGAGGATAAGGCAACAGCACCAAtacaatttcttttgttcttcttttctcaATTTCATCTTCAATATAGTAATAATTATCTAGAGCAGATGATAGCTGGCTTGACAGGAACTGTGACTCAAAATGATTTCCCAGGCAGAGGCTCGCTCAGGGTTTTGCTAGTTCCTTATTGTCTGTGCTGGCTTTCACATCCTTACCAAGAACAGCGACAAAATGCTATGATTCACATATCTGAAACGGTAGCTATCGTACTGCTCCTGAAATCTCCTTAGACTACGTGGTTTGAATAGGAATTGTTGACATTCAACAACAAAAGAATGCATTAAAAAGCCAAAGCCTACCCTGACGCTGCTTAACTATTAGGAGGGAAAGTTAGTTCTTTGTGAGGAAAGCCAGCCCTGCCCAGTAACAGTTGCTACGTAGGGAGCTGTATTAGGGCTGGAAGGGGTCACTTCATACAACCCTCCCTCATCATCTGCCTACAGCATGTTACTAGTTGTCAGCATGTGTGAATCCTAATCTGAAGGCAAACGTTTCAGCTAACTGGTAAAAAGTAATGGCCAatgattttttctctcttcatcagCTTGCATGTTTTCTGTAGCAACAATAAACGTTTATGCTGCAAGCAAGAGATCTGCCAGGAATGGGGTTCTGACATTTTAGTAACTGTATTACAGAATAATACTAGAATACCACGATGATTAGAAGTCCTGATCTGGACTCCTTCGTTTGCTGTGCTGTATGTTCTAAAGTAGTACCACCACCGCCTTCCAATGCTACTTTTGATCGGATTCGGGAGTATAAGCCTTTCAGAACACGGTATTACACTCATCGTGATATACTGGGTAAGTTTGCTTTTGAAGTCCTTTCCTCACAATATGAGATTCAGGAAAACTCCCAAGAGCTGTTGTTCTTGCCTGTTCTTGACAGTCATGACAGGATTCACATCTTGGTAAGAAAGAACTGTACTTACCTTCTGACTTAATAAATCCAGCTTATTCAGAGGGGGGGCAAGGTCAACTGTCCTGTGGTGCATGAGGGCATTCAGATTTGAGCGTAATAAAGTGCAAAAGAGAATTAGTTGTAAGATCATTAGCAAATGTTTTCTAAGGGAAAGTTTCTTGGGAGGAACTGTGCTTGACTTAATATTTGCAAAGATCACCCCCTCACCCTTCAGCAGGGGACAGCTGGGGTGTTTTATCCCGAATCCTACCTTCTTATACCTGATTCTGGCTGCTGACCTTGGATTGAGGCTTTGTAGAGCTTCTTgaggtttgattattttttttctggcataccACAATCATAACCTCAACGATGAAGGAAAGCATGTGGTGCCATTCATATGTTTGAGGACCTGGCAAGAATCTGAAGTATCTTTATATTCTATGCCCAATTGTCATAGAGGCTTCTGATCAGCTGTGTAAAGTTCTGTAGAAATCATGTTGTGCATTTTAATTGATCTGCATTGTGAAGAGGAGTGTGCTTGGTTTCTATTTTAAGCATTATCGACTGATTATCGGTGTATTGAGAGCCCCAGCATCAGGGTGGGTGCCGTGCATATCTCAGAACATGAGGATTCAGCTCTGTGTTAACACATAAAGCATAAAACACGTCCAGAAGGCCAGATACagtctctttttaaattattttctctttgctaCTTAGTATAATGGACTGGGGAAAAGCTATGCGGTTGGAGCACAACATGCTTGTTGCTAAGATTTATGCACTCTTGGACTTCGGTTTTGTTGATTTAAACCAGTTGACCTCTTTatcccatcctgctgctgttttccatgtGTCAGCTCCATGAGAGGACTCTGCCCACTCATGTGGAGTGGGGAAGAAGACTGAAAGAGGGAGCCCTGATCCTCCAGTGGCTGTGTGAAGACTAGACCTCCTGTGGCtccattctgttttcattttcctatAACCCAGGAAGAGGTTATAGAGAGTTCTCTGCCAAGCAGAGAGAACGGGATCCAAAGCAATGCCCAGGCTTGGCACTGAGTAGGaaaggcagagggggaggatcTGAAATCCCActgttgaggaggaggaaggtttgGGATGCAGAAAGGcatctgtgagggtggtgagacactggaacaggttgcccagggaagttgtggatggcccatccctggaggggttcaaggccaggctggatggggctttgaggaacctgctctagtgggaggtgtccctgcccagggcaggggggttggaactggatgatctttaaggtcccttccaacttgaaccattctatgatctttatcCACCTCCTTCTGCATTGGCTTGTCTTCTGGGCAGTCCTTGGTGCTGAAGAGCAGCCTTTCAGATGAGTTGGCAGTACTACCTGTTTTGTTTCACAGCATGTCTGCAGGAGAAGACAGTGACGCTAACATTTTACTTGGACCCCGTCCATGCTGCTAAAGGGAACGACCTTGGCCTGGGCCCTGTGAAGCGCTGTGGCTCCTTTCTGGAAGGGATTAGTTGTGCTCCTGCAGCACTGGGCTGGGCCTTCCTTGAGAGTTGGGTTCAGCACCTTCTTGTTGCATTTATGGAACTGCAAAAGCAGTAAAAATTGTGTTTTCCTATATGTGAAATAGGTGTTTTtagccttttggttttttttatttagctgagGAGCCAAGCAAAGGGGTCAGGAGAGAGACACAGGTTTCTGCACTATGGTTGTTTGCTGTGTATGAACCGCTTGTGTTGATTGTACAGAGATTGGAGCAGACATTCAACAAGAACACCATAAAAAGAAGGAGGCAGAGATACAAGAGCGcattgaaaaaatgaaagctgaacttTGGTCTCAGGTAAATTAAATTACGGTCCTGTCATTTAAATGATGATGATTCTTTGGAATAATTGCTATAGCGTAAAGGCAGTTAAAGAACTTTGAGGTCACTGCTATAGAGCTGTCATTAATTTCAGCTTGTCACAGATTGCATGCACCTATTTCTCCAGTTTCTGAGCACAACAAAGCATACTTTGAATTAATAACAAATTTTACATCTGGTGTGAAAATGGTCTCTAAAGCACACAGAAGTTACCGCTTGTTACAGCTGTTCCCCATGGCGCTATGTAAGATTCTGAAACTGCCCTTTATGTTAAATATATGTATAGTGGTTACAACTGTGGCAGCTCAATGCTATAGTGTGGCTACATTTTAACAGGAATCACTGCAATAAAATTGCCAAATGGgccaaaagaaaatacagaactatTGATCATGTAACCTCTGCTTCATCTTAACAGGATGTTAATAGAATGTGAGCACCTATACTTAAATAATAACTTGTTTTAAAGGCTGAAATGCTCAAGGAAGAGGCAGTGGATAAAGCTCTCAAAGAGGCATCCGCTAACCACAGTGCGTTTGTACAAGACCTCAAACAAAAACTTGGAGAGGAATTAAAGGTATGAACCAGTTTGCTTTCATTACCGTGGAAATAGCTAGCATGACAGAACTGTGTTTGACAAATGAGAATATCATTctatgttaaacaaaaaaaaaaaagaaaaagggttttaTTAATGCTTGCCATAACCAGGACCTTCATTCATCTGAGATTTGAACTCCAGTGCCAGGAGAAGTACTTGGCCTAAGGATATCTGGCTTTGTCTTTGTGCTAGATGAGACATGAGCTTGAACTAGCTGGATTTTTAATTCACTTTCAGcatgttttacttgttttttttattgaattaagTTTGTGGACTTTGTTGAAAATTCTTTGTCCGGCCTTAAGTCAGCCAGCCACTGAATCTGATTAGGTGCATTTCTTAAGAGCAGTTAAATACAGGCATAACTTTAAATCTGTCCTGGAGTTTCatgtcacagcatcacagaatggttagagttggatgtCCATCAAAGCTAGAAAGTTATTTAACTGATTTACTGAACCTGGACCCGAAGTGgagtggaggagaaggaaaactgcCAGCATATGTGTATTCCTAAATGAAGCGCACCAATTGTAGCTTTGAATTTCTATATCTGCTTAGCACATGCTTCATGTGGCTGTTTAATATCCGAGAAAAGACTCAGAGATTATACAGAGAGAAAGGAGGGCAACTGCCTTCTGGATCTGATCCTTCCTGCTTTCTGCACCACTTCACAGGGCTTTTTACTACTGGAGCATCCAAGCACTCCTCAGTCAGGCACTGCGCAGTCCGTCTAACACCTCTCATCCTTAGTCTTGCAGGCTCCCACCGACAGATGAAGGGCGCACAGAGAATTGCTGGAGCGTTTTgctttggaattttattttatacaaGTTTCTAAATAGCTATCTGTTTATACTGCAGGCAGTCAAAGCAATGTGCTTGGCATCTCAAGAGGAAAAGCAGGGAGGTTTACAGTGGTCTTAAGTTTCCAGCTGAGTTCATTCTGTTTTATGGAGCTGTTTTCCAAGGGAGCTCTGTCTTTTGCTGTCATAGCATCCGCTGACAGTAGTTGGCAGAAGCTCAGTTCCTCGTGTTTAACTGTTCAATTACTTGCCACAAGCCTGTTATGTATCTTCATAGACCTGAGTGCTCAGGACCTGAACACGTACCGTTTGTTCTGATAACATTGGTTCTAGTGATTAAGGACTAGGGAGCAGATAGAGAATTCTACAgctgaaacaaaagcagaggCAAATATATCTAAACTAATTGCAAGATGTTTTCTATTTGGTGCTTTGTGTTTCTTGCAGTTCATTTTAAGAGGTGTCTTAACAGTGCTCACTAGCAACTAGCGTGGAGAGGTGGTGGCAGAAAACTTACTCAGCATCTGTCTAAGCAAACCCATAGTGGCAGCCAAAAAGACATCTCACTGAATGAGTAATTGAAGTGTTTTTACATTTAGGATAGGACAAAGACAACTGCTTTCAGCTGGTAGCCTCAGGAATGGCTTTTTGCAGCAGTGCTGATGTGACTGTTCCACCACCACTAATAGTCAAGTGGCTTTAGTTAGGCTTCTTTGTAGGCAGGTCTTATTATTTGTCACTCCGCTTGTCAGCAGTAGACAACCAACCAGTATCCACAAAAATACACAGAGTACAGAGCTTATAGTTGGGTGTGCAAAAGATTTACATCAAACCTCATGTAATTCTGCTCATTGTGTATTAGAAAACGCACCAAGATCTAAGCAGCCAGAGCTTTCCGAATACCGTCTTGCCACTTCCACAGAGGATGCACTTTTCAGGGGTCTTGGAAAAAACTGTGAATGGTGGCAAAGCAGCACAGATCACTGGGCAGTGAGTTAACTAGGTTGCACTGCTTTCCTGGATGGTCAGGCTTGGCATGAGTTTGGCATGGCCTATAATGGCAACAGAGGTATATTGGTGTAGAGTTGTCTGGGATTCCAAATATATCTATGTCCATCCGGACCACCTAAGATTAGTGTTACAATGTCATAATTCATCAGCCCAAGCAATATCTTGCTGACAAGCGTACCAAGGACCAGGCTTCTCCATGTCACTCTAAAACCATGGCACTGGCCACATGAGATTGTGAAGAAAATATACCAGGAAACTTGTGCCTTGTGTAGAAAACATGGATGATGTGGAATGATGCTACAGTAAGTCACTGTAATTGCCTCATAATTTTTTCCTGAAGTCTGTTCTGCTGGGCTTTGCTGGGAATTGTTTAAAGACAGCTGAATAATAAGTTGCTGCTACATACATCTGCTTTTAACTTTGCTTAAGGAAGAGGTGaggaaggcaaaggcagagatgaagcagTACATggaggaggagcagaagaaagaggctgaagcTACAGAGCAGCGCATGGCTCACAGAGTTCAGTGCGTCCTCATGGAGTGTGCCCGGGACAAGATGCAAGCGGTGGCCGAAgccaggaaagaggagagggagagagcccTGCGGGAAGCCGCCATACAGCACAGGTGCTCTTTGTGTTTCCTCTGACTTGGCTGGCACGCATGATCTGCTAAAGAAAGTGAACGGAATTGCATCAGCATTGCTCTGATGCGTCTTCTAGGCAAAGATCAATAGATGctttagaagaaaacatatttggaaATTGGAAATGTCAAGAGGCCAGCAAGAGCTGCAGGCTCGCTCTCTCTTGCTGACACCCCATATagaaatgaaacatatttttttcctaagagcaAGTATCACAAAGCCAACCATGGATCCCAAAGTTTTGCTTTTTATGGCTGATTTAGAGTCATCAGAAATAAAGATCTCTGGGGCCTATTGTGCCATTCCTGACATCTatgcaaaactgaaaaagatgTGTTCATAGAGAGCTCTGTGGGGTGCAGGAGATTCTACCCGTAAAGATTAAGCATTGCGAATTAAACAGCTTTGATGTCAAGATAGTAACACACCCCTCTCCCTTAAGAGTAGAATACATTTCAATTTTTGACAgcacaaacaacaaaataacacGATGCTGTCACAATGAAAAGATCAGTTCAGGTGTGTTCCTTTgtaaggtgctttttttttttctgaacagagtTACACTTAAGTTTTGATCCATTATTTAATACCTTCATTTTCACTATTAAAACATGCCCTTTCTGACAAAGATAAATCACATTCTGCATAAACTTAGCTGGTCTCTTTAACTTCTCCTGTTAGTAGAGTTCTGTGAAAGTATCTCCAGCAAAGTGGAGGGAGCAATAACAGGGGGCAGAAATTGTTTTCTCCAAACTGAAGTGTTTGGCTCAGTAACCTTAATGGATGCCTGATGCACCATTGTTTACATATCCCTGAGCCAACTCCGGTGAATAGCACCCGGAATGTTTTGACTACATAATATAAATTTTATGCTTTATTACTGATGTGCTAGCACAAAGATGTTCTCACTACCACTTAAACAAAATTACAGGTGAATCTGTAGTCTAGAAATCAGTTCATAGGTTTCACTTCAAGACAGCATTTTTACTCGGGGGCAGAGTTTTTCAAAGTCTATTTGAAAATCGGTGTGTACTAGCTCTGAGACCTGAACGAAGAGTGAAGGAGTAatcctttgtatttttcatttggaaGCAAGCATTATTAAATGATGGCTGGATGAAACACATGCAGAAATAGAATCTTCTGCaactttctttctctgtgttaCCAGTGGCCTTCTTTTACCTTGTTTTGTTTCAGAGGTCCTACATCAAGTTCTGATTTGCTGTGTATTTATAGTTGAATAAGAGAGGTTTTACAACAACTTGAGCAGacttaaattgttttttaaataatctttaatTACAGGTATTCCTtagaaatcttttcttctttttcttttttaaatagaaagaatATAGAGCAGCTCAAGGAAGAAAGTATGTTAGCTGAGGAACAATATCAGAAGATTATAGAgcaattaaacaaagaaaaatctcatgaGATTAATACTGCCCTGAGACTTGCACAAAAAGAGAATCAAACTGAGACTGAAAAACAGCTCAGGGAAGCAGAAACCCTACGTCTTGATGAGCTGGAAAAGGTGACGATTGCACGGAAAGCAGCAGAAGGACAGGTAAAATCTCTCACACAAAAACTGGAGGAGATGACAGATTGGAAGGACAGACTGGAAACGGAAATACAAGAAATAAGACAAGCTTTTCAAAAGTATATTGATGCCACATTTCCTAACCTGTCCCCTGGACAAGCAGATTTTATTCTACCAGTCAGAAAAACATTTGAGCAGAAGGACACCCTAGAAGAAGCAAAGGACAATGACAAGGAATACAAGAGAACTGGTATTACAAGTGTGAGATTCACAGCCATGGGTAAACAAAACTGCAAATAGGTGAcgctgaaaaataaattcatctcTGTTCACTGAATTATATGAGTGCGGTTAGAAtgatacagagaaaaataacCACCACTATATAAAATAATGAAGTGATGAGCCATGCTtagaaattataaattaatttttgttttacaaatgctAGGGCAGAGGTTGGAACATGTAACAGTTGAGGAGCTTCCCACTGAGTACTTcgtgagaaggaaaaaatctgaaaatctgatgAGAAAATCTGTCGCTTAGGTAAGCATCAGCTTTTGGACTGTGAGGACTGTTGGCTCTGCCCCGAATGCTTGGGTGTGGAGTAAGACACAAAAGCTTTGAACACCTGCAGCTTGGGTTCTGAGATTTACAGGGCAGTTATTCTCTGTAACAGTGTGTATATCTATGAAGAGTACTTGCGAGTGGTTTCATGATCTGAAAACTCACCTGGCTTGAGAAACAGCTTTTGGGCAAAAAATGTGTGCCAGTGGGCATGCAAAATAATTTCCCTGTGGGAGGACTCATTCACACATGCTCAAAGCCTGCGTGGCTTTAGGCCAGCCTCGATACATCAATTTGGTCTGAGATTCAGCCTGCCTAAACATCTGATTTATCATCAGAGGGGAATAAGACTTCTCACAGCATTCACTTAATATTCATTAAAGCTTTTTGTTTATCTCATTTGTTACCTCTTTATCTGAAAATACTGTATAGCATCTTCAGTGTGAGCTGAGGAATGTAAAAGGGGGTGGATACAGCCTGGAGGTATGGGACCTAGGGGATGCAGGGCAGAGCATCTTGGGATTGTACAAAGGCTTATTATGGGGTGTTTTGGGAAAGAACCAAAGGTGGGGAATGGGGGATCAAGGAGGCATGGGGAAAAAAGAGTGGGAAAAGAGAGGAATAAGGGGACAAAAGAGGCTGATTACATGTAAACATCAGGCTGCTCCTGATCAGTGCAGTCTGTCCTGTCTCTTCATTTAACTCCATTTCTGACTTTTCCTGGGTGCAGGGCTTTATCTGCATGCATGTGTATCCATGGAGGTCTACCTTCCAACAGCTGGAGTTGGACCACAGATGACAGGAGCTGCAGGCTCAGGGTGCCAGCAATTGGAGAGACTGGAGTGTGTATTACGTGCGTATGTATATCAGTATGTAATCACTAGCAAATACCAAGACAGGCTAGCTGACAAATCGGGTAAGAGGCATGGGAGCCAAGTGACAGTGGCCATAAATCTAAGATACTGGAGAGAGCAGAGTGTCTGAGATTTGGCTACTTGAGGGACCAGGTGGTCAAAGACAGTGACTAGAGAGGCTGTGAGGTCTGCTGCTAAGGTTCTAAATCTGGGCAATCTACCAGACATGCTTGTATGCATGTGCGTATCTGTGCTTGAGGCAACATGAGGGGCAACTCTGCATCTTGCGTATCAGAAAACCAAGATGATGAAGTGCTTCAACTCCCCTTGAACAAACAGTTCAAGTTCTCTTACAATGTTAgataagtagatttttttttttgttcttctctaCTGGGAGGGATGTAATATCATCATATACTTCTGCAATGCCTTACTGCTAGCATTTGTTTCCGAAAGAAAGAAGTCACCCTGTCTTAAAAGGTTAGCCCATTTTTCATCTGGGATACAGGGGCAGTGATTGGTACAGACTGTGGCTGTCTACAGGGGTTAGTATTCTCTGTGGTGGACCTTAGTTCTGGGTACCCCAGTCATCCAGACAAGACGAAGGGCCCCTGTGAGGGCACATCCCAGACCCCTCCTGACCTACAGCCTTGGCAGCATATTTGGAGATGGGCAGCAGAGGCTCGAGATCTGGTCAGCTGTGTCTATACATAGCTGTATAGGCATGCAGGCATGCTCTGGGGTGGACTTACTCGCCAGTGCATGCACAGTATATACAGCACATAACAGTCTGTCAGGCGCTGGCGTTACTTCTCATTGccttttgggaaaggaaaaacattttgttttactgCTTTCAAATGTCAAGGGGAAGTTGTATTGGCTCTGCTTAGAAACAGCGTGTCCTCTTGAGTCTGTGCGCTTGATTGTGTAGAGATGAAAGGAGCCACAGCTTGGCCTAAGTGAATATCTCTGCAGTCTAAATGGATATACAAGATAGCAAGCAGTAGAATCTCTGTGGGACCTGGAGAGCCATTTGTCATGGACGCTGTTTGGTATTTCAAGGAAATGTTTTAGAAGGTAAAGTATCTAACTAAGCCtgatttaaaagattattttttttcctttctagctgTAGTCACTGCACAGTATTCATTATGGTTGATTggcaagtgggaaaaaaaggctgtttttcatATTCCATAAGTTTCTGCATGTCAGATACTTAACAGATGAAAGCTGTGAGTACATGAGCTATTGGTAGCTAATAAAAATCAGTTCAGACATACA comes from Numenius arquata chromosome 7, bNumArq3.hap1.1, whole genome shotgun sequence and encodes:
- the C7H6orf163 gene encoding uncharacterized protein C6orf163 homolog; protein product: MIRSPDLDSFVCCAVCSKVVPPPPSNATFDRIREYKPFRTRYYTHRDILEIGADIQQEHHKKKEAEIQERIEKMKAELWSQAEMLKEEAVDKALKEASANHSAFVQDLKQKLGEELKEEVRKAKAEMKQYMEEEQKKEAEATEQRMAHRVQCVLMECARDKMQAVAEARKEERERALREAAIQHRKNIEQLKEESMLAEEQYQKIIEQLNKEKSHEINTALRLAQKENQTETEKQLREAETLRLDELEKVTIARKAAEGQVKSLTQKLEEMTDWKDRLETEIQEIRQAFQKYIDATFPNLSPGQADFILPVRKTFEQKDTLEEAKDNDKEYKRTGITSVRFTAMGKQNCK